The following are from one region of the Lujinxingia vulgaris genome:
- a CDS encoding beta-propeller domain-containing protein yields MKKSQNSERWHRWLPRVAATVGAVTMVAACGEPDDAPRRDATSSASFRLLPAQSCEDVRDDVVDSLTEQVLQNHYSEYWWGGVDFDAGAPEPGAPEAGDDNAGGDRGESPTEFTETNVQEEGVDEPDIVKTDGDYIYTVADGSLQILKSWPPEDTDRVGRYDFPQQAYPHSLFLKGDRVAVFSSIWQGNYYYDEVGTDDGVTPDGDREPGEYVEPFYGTRLTILDVSDRTNPVIERQVDIEGSYTDGRMIDDKVYVVSNGAMRNINVWQYMYNNEIPGLPERDHETTPEELEVMRDEARPIVRAYLSDVLANEDVQSWFPRQRILDHDGQVLVEEPLYECDEIYMTDNANQLGVLSISSFDLDTKTTIDSTGLLANGWQVYASQDNLYVAMSSRWWWWWGGGGRQNESHIHKFALHPDGQPEYRASGKVDGWLLNQFSFSEYEGHLRVATTDNRWDWDQETGEQTDSGGNHVIIVKEEAGELVETGSVRNLAPTERIYSSRMMGDRGYIVTFRETDPLYTLDLSDPNDPKVLGELKITGFSSYLHPLSDDYLLAIGRDGDENGVMSGVHLQVFDVSDMSDPKLKHHHVISTGGWSSDSEAMWNHHAFTYQARLGVLSVPMNIWENDERFTGLMLFQIDAEEAVEDAGITEIGRVSHGDLVADSQCLRYGMEIGCAQEDYWGWYSQMRRSIIMSSENGEEFVYSLSDVGLKVNNVFNTDEELASVLLRERF; encoded by the coding sequence ATGAAAAAGTCTCAAAATTCTGAACGATGGCATCGATGGCTGCCGCGCGTCGCCGCGACGGTCGGCGCTGTGACGATGGTCGCCGCCTGTGGCGAGCCCGATGACGCGCCCCGCCGCGACGCGACCTCCAGCGCGAGCTTCCGACTCTTGCCCGCCCAGAGCTGCGAAGACGTGCGCGACGACGTTGTCGACTCGCTTACCGAGCAGGTTCTGCAGAACCATTACAGCGAGTACTGGTGGGGCGGCGTCGACTTCGATGCTGGTGCTCCCGAGCCCGGCGCTCCCGAGGCCGGTGACGACAACGCCGGCGGCGACCGCGGTGAGAGCCCCACGGAGTTCACCGAGACCAACGTGCAGGAAGAAGGCGTCGACGAGCCGGACATCGTCAAGACCGACGGCGACTACATCTACACGGTGGCTGACGGCTCGCTGCAGATCCTCAAGAGCTGGCCGCCGGAGGACACCGACCGTGTGGGGCGCTACGACTTCCCGCAGCAGGCCTACCCGCACAGCCTCTTCCTTAAGGGCGACCGCGTGGCCGTCTTCAGCTCGATCTGGCAGGGCAACTACTACTACGACGAAGTCGGCACCGATGACGGTGTCACCCCCGACGGCGATCGTGAGCCCGGCGAGTACGTGGAGCCCTTCTACGGCACGCGCCTGACGATTCTGGATGTGAGCGACCGCACCAACCCCGTCATCGAGCGCCAGGTCGATATTGAGGGCAGCTACACCGACGGCCGCATGATCGACGATAAGGTCTACGTGGTCAGCAACGGGGCGATGCGCAACATCAACGTCTGGCAGTACATGTACAACAACGAGATCCCGGGGCTTCCCGAGCGCGATCACGAGACGACCCCCGAAGAGCTCGAAGTCATGCGCGATGAGGCCCGCCCCATCGTGCGTGCCTACCTCTCCGATGTGCTCGCCAACGAAGATGTGCAGAGCTGGTTCCCCCGCCAGCGTATTCTCGACCACGACGGTCAGGTGCTGGTCGAAGAGCCGCTTTATGAGTGCGACGAGATCTACATGACGGATAACGCCAACCAGCTTGGCGTGCTGTCGATCTCCAGCTTCGATCTCGATACCAAGACCACCATCGACTCCACGGGGCTTCTGGCCAACGGCTGGCAGGTCTACGCCTCCCAGGACAACCTCTACGTGGCGATGAGCAGTCGCTGGTGGTGGTGGTGGGGTGGCGGCGGTCGCCAGAACGAGTCGCATATCCACAAGTTCGCGCTGCACCCCGACGGGCAGCCCGAGTACCGCGCCAGCGGCAAGGTCGACGGCTGGTTGCTTAACCAGTTCTCCTTCAGCGAGTACGAAGGTCACCTGCGTGTGGCGACCACCGACAACCGCTGGGATTGGGATCAGGAGACTGGCGAGCAGACCGATTCGGGCGGCAACCACGTCATCATCGTCAAGGAAGAGGCCGGCGAGCTCGTGGAGACCGGTTCGGTGCGCAACCTTGCCCCGACCGAGCGCATCTACAGCTCGCGCATGATGGGCGACCGCGGTTACATCGTGACCTTCCGCGAGACCGATCCGCTCTACACTCTGGACCTCTCGGACCCCAACGATCCGAAGGTGCTTGGCGAGCTGAAAATCACCGGCTTTTCGAGCTACCTGCACCCCCTGAGTGACGATTACCTCCTGGCGATCGGCCGCGACGGCGATGAGAACGGCGTGATGAGCGGCGTGCACCTTCAGGTCTTCGATGTGAGCGACATGAGCGATCCGAAGCTCAAGCATCACCACGTCATCTCGACTGGCGGCTGGTCCTCCGACAGCGAAGCCATGTGGAACCACCACGCCTTCACCTACCAGGCTCGCCTGGGCGTGCTCAGCGTGCCGATGAACATCTGGGAGAACGACGAGCGCTTCACCGGCCTGATGCTCTTCCAGATCGACGCCGAAGAAGCGGTCGAAGACGCTGGCATTACCGAAATCGGCCGTGTCAGCCACGGCGACCTGGTGGCCGACTCGCAGTGTCTGCGCTACGGCATGGAGATCGGCTGCGCCCAGGAAGACTACTGGGGCTGGTACTCTCAGATGCGTCGCAGCATCATCATGAGCAGTGAGAATGGCGAGGAGTTCGTGTACTCGCTGAGCGACGTGGGTCTGAAGGTGAACAACGTCTTCAACACCGACGAAGAGCTGGCCTCGGTGCTCTTGCGCGAGCGTTTCTAA